The segment TCGCGGTCACGCGTCCGGCGCACCATTCCCGCCGCTTCCAGGCGCTTGAGCAGCGGGGTCAGCGTGCTCGATTCCAGCAACAGCTTTTCGCCGATCTCGCCGACGGGGCGATCGTCTTTTTCCCAGAGCACCGCCATCACCAGATACTGCGGATAGGTCAGGCCCAGCGGATCGAGCAGCGGCTTGTAAAGCCGCGTGAAGGCGTGCCCCGCCGAATACAATGCAAAGCAC is part of the Bradyrhizobium sp. G127 genome and harbors:
- a CDS encoding MarR family transcriptional regulator yields the protein MASQLNPDDLLKVDNFMCFALYSAGHAFTRLYKPLLDPLGLTYPQYLVMAVLWEKDDRPVGEIGEKLLLESSTLTPLLKRLEAAGMVRRTRDRDDERVVRIQLTPQGATLKQKALSIPAAIGCSTSLSIPEVVKLTGEIKALRQKLLAAQAA